Sequence from the Bacteroidota bacterium genome:
TGATTAAAAAGAAATAATTACGAGGCAAATGGCATATAGTGCATGCTGCCCGCATTTTGATAGGTTTTCAAGTTGCTTACCTGAGTTTTTCAATCATGCTTATTGGTAACTTGAAAGGTAGGGCCGCACGACACCATATGCCCACCGTTAAAATTAGTTAGATAAAAAAAGGGCTTTATGCCCTTTTTTTATTTCTTTCTTTTGCTTTTTATCGGTGCAAAAAGCATTTTATACGATGCGTTTGTTTCTCCTTTTACAATATCACCCAACTTATTCTTTAGGAGCAACTTCTTTAAATTACTTACCCTTTCAACAAATAATATCCCTTCCAAATGGTCGTGTTCGTGTTGAATGATCCGGGCAATCATTCCATCAAAAACTTCGGTATTTTCAACAAAGTTTTCATTCATATATTTAACCGTAATCTTAGGCTTGCGTAATACAAATTCAGCAATACCCGGCACACTTAAACAAGCTTCGTTAAATTCCCATTCTTCGCCTTCTTCTTTTAAAATAACAGGATTGATCAGTGCTTTTTTAAAACCCTCAGCTTCCGGATAATCTGTTTTATAAGGATCTGCATCAATTACAATTAATCGTATTGATAAATTTACCTGAGGAGCGGCCAAGCCAACA
This genomic interval carries:
- the def gene encoding peptide deformylase; amino-acid sequence: MIYPVVAYGHPVLKKVAKEIDKDYPDLQKVIADMFETMYEAVGVGLAAPQVNLSIRLIVIDADPYKTDYPEAEGFKKALINPVILKEEGEEWEFNEACLSVPGIAEFVLRKPKITVKYMNENFVENTEVFDGMIARIIQHEHDHLEGILFVERVSNLKKLLLKNKLGDIVKGETNASYKMLFAPIKSKRKK